TCGACATCAATACCTTTTGATTTAAAATATGTTTCAGCAGTATGAACATAACTCGTTGCGATTTTACGATAATTGGTCGTTTCAGGTTTCGCTGCAACCGCAAAATGACATGCTCCAAAAGGCATATTCAACAAATTATTAACATTATATTGGCGCTCATCTAATATGTCGCTACCAACAATGCCTATGTCTGCCATTCCTTGTTCCACATAGATTGGCACGTCACTTCCTTTTACTAAAATGCATTCAATATTATCTACACTTAATAATAATTGGCGTTCTCTATTTTTTAATGTTTCTGATAATGTCGTATATTCAATTACATCTAAATAGTTAATTAAACTATCCATTAGACGTCCTTTGGCTATGGCGATTCTTAACATTGTGCATACTCCCTTACTTAAAGTGTTAATCCTAATCCAAACCCTTCGATGCTTCCTTTGTAATAACCACCTGTTAAAACTCGAGATTCATTTTCAGCAAAATGACATTGAATAAATAAACCTGTGTAATAGGATCTAGGTGGCTGCGCAGTAATATCTAAATGGATGTCTTTGTAACCTTGTTTATGTAACCAACGTTCCCATATTTTTAATTCAACGAGTGCTGGATGGTCATTTGGAATATAGTGTTCCAATACATTTAATTGTTGTTGCGTATTCTCTTTCAAGATTTGCACGATTGGATGTTCAGTCGACAAATATGTAACCAGTCCCGATAAATTACGTTCCTCAATCATTGATAGTATGTCTGGTGTTTGTAACGATTTATCGAGTAAGGCATCAAGCAATTGATAATGTCCCAATACAACAAAATGCACGTTGTCTCTCAACTGCTGTTGAATAAACTGAATAAAGAGCTTTAAGCTCTGTTGCACATTCGCTAATGATGGTGCATAGTTTTCCAAACCAACTTGTACAGCCGCTTCATTATTCCGAATGATTAAACCTGTGTATGCCACTTTTGTTGCTGCAGTTGGATACATTGAGTAATAACGCAATAATTGATCTGTAAAATCATTTCGAAGTGCATAAATTTGATGCTCATGTTGCCAAAAATTTCGCTCACCCATCTGCTGCAAATCCTCATGGTTCAATTGTTTCCAGTCCAACTTTTCAACCACACTAAAATCAACTAACTCATAATCCGCTTTATTAAAATATTTTAAAAATGCTGTTTCCGATTCTTTTAACGCAATTAATTGTTCTGAATTATTCACTCGACCACCCTTTACTTTCAATACTGTATTTAAAATCACTTGGTATTTTCGTTGTTTGCTTTACTTCTCTACCACGCTAAAGTGTAATATGATTAATAACTTATCATTTTTAGCAATACATTACAACCTTTTTCAGAAAATTCGGTGTATTGATTTTAAAATTTTTTAAAATAAAAAAGGCAAGACATTTGTGCCTATAAAAATGCTTAACCAAGATTTTTATATTGAAGTTGTACTTCTTGCACATATTGTCCTTGCCTTATTATGTAAAGTTATTTTCTTTCTATCTTTTTATTAAATTTAACTATTCTTCATAATCCCGATTCCCTTTAAAGTAACGTCTATCTTGTTTACTATATACATTTTCAGGATTAAAAAACGGTTTGAGTTTATATTTAAATTCAAATAAGTTTAGACCATCAATCGCAACCCTATCTTGGTAAACGTTCGTTGCTGATATATCTGTAAAATTGTTTGGACCGACACCTGCAATAAACTTAAACTCTGCTTCATCTACCAAATAATCATACGCTTGTGTATGTCTATCCTGTGCGCCATGTGGAAATACAAACATATCTGTTTTACCTACAATTGGTTCAACTTCATCTTTCCATCTTTTAGTATCACGTTTAATACCTTCTAAAGATGTTTTTTCAAAATTAATGTGACCATATGAATGACTCGCAAATGACCATCCATCCCGTTTCATTGCGCGAACAACTTCCTCAGCTGCCTTTTTATTCTTTGTATAATCTTTACTCGTTAATTCATTCGTGCGATAACCTAATACGCCCTCATAACCGGTTAAAGCAACAACACCTTTTTCACCATTTAAAGAAAAATCTGGATGCTCTTTTACAAATTTATTTAAAATTGG
The genomic region above belongs to Staphylococcus aureus and contains:
- the hisG gene encoding ATP phosphoribosyltransferase — encoded protein: MLRIAIAKGRLMDSLINYLDVIEYTTLSETLKNRERQLLLSVDNIECILVKGSDVPIYVEQGMADIGIVGSDILDERQYNVNNLLNMPFGACHFAVAAKPETTNYRKIATSYVHTAETYFKSKGIDVELIKLNGSVELACVVDMVDGIVDIVQTGTTLKANGLVEKQHISDINARLITNKAAYFKKSQLIEQFIRSLEVSIANA
- a CDS encoding polysaccharide deacetylase family protein codes for the protein MHKKYLLLFFLLLSVALLYSCSKQNEKAQNKSVNPNEYAKHKSKMDEHWETYHGQVYHVFYHPLITDPKVAFTGDTHQAKGNNDWMITVSEFKKSLNELYKNNYIIVNPHDVYDLSSHHVKAKKIKLPKGKKPLIISIDDMNYYSYMRHHGYADRLVLDKNKHVVSETTDKKGHATYSDDNDIVPILNKFVKEHPDFSLNGEKGVVALTGYEGVLGYRTNELTSKDYTKNKKAAEEVVRAMKRDGWSFASHSYGHINFEKTSLEGIKRDTKRWKDEVEPIVGKTDMFVFPHGAQDRHTQAYDYLVDEAEFKFIAGVGPNNFTDISATNVYQDRVAIDGLNLFEFKYKLKPFFNPENVYSKQDRRYFKGNRDYEE
- a CDS encoding ATP phosphoribosyltransferase regulatory subunit; this translates as MNNSEQLIALKESETAFLKYFNKADYELVDFSVVEKLDWKQLNHEDLQQMGERNFWQHEHQIYALRNDFTDQLLRYYSMYPTAATKVAYTGLIIRNNEAAVQVGLENYAPSLANVQQSLKLFIQFIQQQLRDNVHFVVLGHYQLLDALLDKSLQTPDILSMIEERNLSGLVTYLSTEHPIVQILKENTQQQLNVLEHYIPNDHPALVELKIWERWLHKQGYKDIHLDITAQPPRSYYTGLFIQCHFAENESRVLTGGYYKGSIEGFGLGLTL